The following are encoded in a window of Nostoc sp. UHCC 0302 genomic DNA:
- a CDS encoding tyrosine-type recombinase/integrase, with product MLTPGAENSVQRMADVTNTAQIVELWKSSKRSPQTRRSYDTDIRCFMSFLLGVSPKLVQLNDLDLRTVTMNDVLGFADYLETKKYEASTRARRLAAIKSLLRFANKVEWTKFNVAAQVSLPEPKDKLAERLLSEVEVMTMIALTPKGRDRLVIQVLYYTAARVSEIAVLTWHSVQPGRDGNGQVTLYGKGQKTRTVIIPKNIYQELLAQRTNNNPDAPVFVSRQGGFVGERRIRSLVADAGKRAGISGHVSPHWLRHSHATHSLERGAPMQLLQVTLGHSSLNQTSRYTHARPNDSTGLYLPK from the coding sequence ATGCTAACACCAGGGGCAGAAAACTCGGTGCAGAGGATGGCAGATGTGACCAACACTGCCCAAATAGTGGAGCTGTGGAAGAGTAGCAAGCGTTCGCCCCAAACCCGGCGTTCTTATGATACAGATATCCGTTGTTTCATGTCCTTTTTGCTAGGTGTAAGTCCAAAACTTGTACAGCTCAATGATTTAGATTTGCGAACAGTAACAATGAACGACGTTCTAGGGTTCGCTGATTATTTGGAAACTAAGAAGTACGAGGCATCGACTCGTGCTAGGAGACTTGCGGCGATTAAAAGTCTGCTGCGGTTTGCTAATAAAGTGGAATGGACAAAATTTAATGTCGCCGCCCAAGTGTCGTTACCCGAACCCAAAGATAAGTTAGCCGAACGCCTGCTTTCTGAGGTAGAAGTGATGACAATGATTGCCCTGACCCCCAAGGGTCGTGACCGATTAGTGATACAAGTGCTTTATTATACTGCTGCTAGAGTGAGCGAGATTGCTGTTTTAACATGGCACTCGGTACAGCCAGGGCGCGATGGCAACGGACAAGTTACGCTTTACGGGAAGGGACAGAAAACCAGAACCGTGATCATCCCAAAAAATATTTACCAGGAATTGCTGGCACAAAGAACCAATAATAATCCAGATGCACCCGTGTTTGTTAGCCGCCAGGGTGGTTTCGTGGGCGAACGGCGGATTCGCTCTCTTGTTGCGGATGCTGGAAAACGCGCAGGGATTTCTGGTCATGTTTCACCACACTGGCTCAGGCACAGTCATGCAACCCATAGTCTAGAACGGGGCGCACCTATGCAGCTTTTACAAGTTACACTGGGACATTCATCACTCAACCAAACTAGTCGCTATACTCATGCCCGACCCAACGATAGTACTGGGCTTTACTTACCGAAGTAA
- a CDS encoding tetratricopeptide repeat protein produces the protein MNGLKVIIAILVLATTVHAPIAYAEKVPVQLAQRAMDSESYVNSGVRKYNLGDYKGAISDFDQAIKLAPKDDNAYSNRGAAHAALGNHRGAIADYTYAITMAPKNSIAYNNRGLSRKEIRDYQGAISDYTKAIELDSSNARAYLNRGLLRVEMGDKKGAIADYKKGDSLFLQQGETGYHQTILEKIRQLNAGAK, from the coding sequence ATGAACGGATTGAAAGTAATCATTGCAATACTAGTATTAGCTACAACAGTCCACGCACCGATAGCCTATGCCGAGAAAGTACCTGTGCAACTAGCGCAGAGAGCAATGGACTCTGAATCCTATGTAAACAGTGGTGTCAGAAAATACAATTTGGGTGATTATAAAGGTGCAATCTCTGATTTTGATCAAGCAATAAAATTGGCCCCCAAAGATGACAATGCTTACAGTAACCGGGGTGCAGCTCATGCAGCCCTGGGCAACCACCGAGGAGCGATTGCAGACTATACCTATGCAATTACAATGGCTCCCAAAAATAGCATAGCGTACAACAACCGGGGACTCTCGCGTAAGGAAATTAGGGATTATCAAGGTGCAATATCTGATTACACCAAGGCGATTGAACTTGATTCAAGCAACGCCAGGGCTTACTTAAATCGGGGTTTACTCAGGGTGGAAATGGGGGATAAGAAAGGTGCGATCGCCGATTACAAGAAAGGCGATAGTTTATTTTTGCAGCAGGGTGAGACAGGCTATCACCAAACTATCTTGGAAAAGATTCGTCAACTGAACGCCGGAGCGAAGTAA